Below is a genomic region from Pseudomonas sp. JQ170C.
AGCAACGCAACCAAGATCCACCGGCCATACTGAACATGGCCCTCAAGCAGGAGCACACCATGCTGAGCTGGGACGAATTCGACAAAGACGAAGGCGAAGAAGCCGCCAAAGGCACCAACGCCACTCAAGCCGCTGCCGCTGGCATCGACAAGCTCGACAGCGCAGGCGGTGTCGCCGCACTGGAAGCCCGTGCCGTGACCGCTGCCGACTCGGACGCAGTAAAGCGCGCCAAGGCCGCCCTGGACGACCTCGACATCGCCGAAGGCCTGGCTGAGCTGGAAGGTTCTGCCGCCCGCGTCGCCGTCGACGAAAAGCGCATGATCAACTGCCGTGCCGACCTCAACCAACTGGTGCCCTTCAAGTACGACTGGGCCTGGCAGAAGTACCTGGACGGTTGCGCCAACCACTGGATGCCGCAAGAGGTCAACATGACCGCGGACATCGCCCTGTGGAAGAACCCTGAAGGCCTGACCGACGACGAGCGTCGCATCGTCATGCGTAACCTGGGCTTCTTCTCCACGGCCGACTCCCTGGTTGCCAACAACCTGGCCCTGGCCGTGTACCGCCTGATCACCAACCCCGAGTGCCGCCAGTACATCCTGCGCCAGGCCTTCGAGGAGGCGATTCACACCCACGCCTACCAGTACTGCATCGAGTCGCTGGGCATGGATGAAGGCGAGATCTTCAACATGTACCACGAGATCCCGTCGGTCGCGAAGAAAGCCGCCTGGGGCCTGAGCTACACCCGCGCGATCTCCGACCCGGAATTCAACACCGGCACCGTCGAGACCGACAAAGAACTGCTGCGCAACCTGATCGCCTACTACTGCGTTCTGGAAGGTATCTTCTTCTACTGCGGCTTCACCCAGATCCTGTCCATGGGCCGCCGCAACAAGATGACCGGCGTTGCCGAGCAGTTCCAGTACATCCTGCGTGACGAGTCCATGCACCTGAACTTCGGTATCGACGTGATCAACCAGATCAAGATCGAAAACCCGCATCTGTGGGATGCCGAAATGAAGGAAGAAGCCTCGCAGATGATCCTGCAGGGCACCCAGCTGGAAATCGAATACGCCCGCGACACCATGCCACGCGGCGTGCTGGGCATGAACGCCGCGATGATGGAGGACTACCTCA
It encodes:
- a CDS encoding ribonucleotide-diphosphate reductase subunit beta, coding for MLSWDEFDKDEGEEAAKGTNATQAAAAGIDKLDSAGGVAALEARAVTAADSDAVKRAKAALDDLDIAEGLAELEGSAARVAVDEKRMINCRADLNQLVPFKYDWAWQKYLDGCANHWMPQEVNMTADIALWKNPEGLTDDERRIVMRNLGFFSTADSLVANNLALAVYRLITNPECRQYILRQAFEEAIHTHAYQYCIESLGMDEGEIFNMYHEIPSVAKKAAWGLSYTRAISDPEFNTGTVETDKELLRNLIAYYCVLEGIFFYCGFTQILSMGRRNKMTGVAEQFQYILRDESMHLNFGIDVINQIKIENPHLWDAEMKEEASQMILQGTQLEIEYARDTMPRGVLGMNAAMMEDYLKFIANRRLSQIGLKEEYPGTTNPFPWMSEIMDLKKEKNFFETRVIEYQTGGALSWD